A region of Argentina anserina chromosome 5, drPotAnse1.1, whole genome shotgun sequence DNA encodes the following proteins:
- the LOC126793495 gene encoding LOW QUALITY PROTEIN: probable protein phosphatase 2C 62 (The sequence of the model RefSeq protein was modified relative to this genomic sequence to represent the inferred CDS: deleted 1 base in 1 codon) produces MGDPFLCLLKTHCFTFSSFSHVPSSTSRPFLHNNPRPRSPLRFPKPRPETTTLLPHSSSSSQFQLISTTECSDGSVVFRFGDESEKAAFDDEVRKRAEAELSGGLDGESNVEGSEVDASPASSPEEKNAVLDLTTVVLGGSSPSTNSQNVLTEGESHSEIVSGVSDTRKLEVQTLERSEGYLSTVSVDGLIEGEVHRIDFTGTSTPMPVEMHTSEVSEEYPSTKSEDELTGGKEDRTDVIGASIPMLLELHGYEGSDGYPSTKLEGELTEDKGDDVTGVDTPVELDTSESSKGYPSTRSEDEITEDKEHKRTHVTRASTPMPVELHTVEGSQGYSSTKSENESTQGKEDKTHVTAASTTRTIELHSVDGSEGYHSTKSEESKLSLMTEADLIGDHEFTEGKADQRDLSEALIDKTEELQNVEVGEENASLNSVNKFANDKAQTREASVELNPRIVELHSVEGAKEYPIRKSEDKSTEGQEQRDVSRASHPGTVELDTVESAKRYAPTKSEDKFAERKLDRINAATSRTVELHTVEHTEDISSKESEDEVTEGRAHRRNGLGASTPMVVELQTGEAMEGEEISAPLLLLSTGAASLPHPSKALTGGEDAYFVSFRNWLGVADGVSQWSLEGINRGLYAHELMENCEKFLSDCKGIPLRRPEDVLVRGAAQTNSPGSSTALVAYFDGQAFHVANIGNSGFIIIRNGAVFKRSSPLIHGFNFPLQIVRGVDPKELIERYSIDLDEGDVIVTATDGLFDNLYEQEITSIVIKSLQSRMKLKDIAKFLATSAQEVGQSTTRRSPFADAVETSGYVGYTGGKLDDVTVIVSHVQKKCSCYSQ; encoded by the exons ATGGGTGATCCATTTCTCTGCCTCCTCAAAACTCACTGCTTCACTTTCTCTTCCTTCTCTCACGTTCCATCTTCAACCTCCCGACCTTTCCTTCACAACAACCCCAGACCCCGCTCTCCGCTTCGATTCCCCAAGCCTCGCCCTGAAACGACGACGCTTCTTCCCCATTCTTCGTCATCGTCACAATTCCAACTCATTTCCACTACCG AGTGCTCGGACGGCAGCGTCGTCTTCCGATTCGGCGACGAGAGCGAGAAGGCTGCTTTTGATGATGAGGTTAGAAAGCGTGCGGAGGCGGAATTGAGTGGAGGATTGGATGGGGAGAGCAATGTGGAAGGATCGGAAGTTGATGCTTCTCCGGCGAGTTCACCGGAGGAGAAGAATGCCGTCCTTGATTTGACTACAGTAGTG TTAGGTGGCAGCTCCCCTTCCACAAATTCTCAAAATGTCTTAACAGAGGGTGAGTCTCATAGTGAGATTGTTTCAGGAGTATCAGATACTAGGAAATTGGAAGTCCAGACACTTGAACGCTCAGAGGGGTATCTTTCTACAGTTTCAGTAGATGGATTGATAGAGGGCGAAGTACATAGAATAGATTTCACAGGAACATCAACTCCTATGCCGGTGGAAATGCATACATCTGAAGTCTCTGAGGAGTATCCTTCTACAAAGTCAGAAGATGAATTGACTGGGGGTAAAGAAGATAGAACAGATGTCATAGGAGCATCAATTCCTATGCTTTTGGAATTGCATGGATATGAAGGTTCTGATGGCTATCCCTCTACAAAGTTAGAAGGTGAATTAACAGAGGATAAAGGAGATGACGTCACAGGAGTTGATACGCCTGTGGAATTGGATACATCTGAAAGCTCTAAAGGGTATCCATCTACAAGATCAGAAGATGAAATTACTGAGGACAAAGAACATAAGAGAACACATGTAACAAGAGCATCAACTCCTATGCCAGTGGAATTGCATACAGTTGAAGGCTCTCAGGGGTATTCTTCTACAAAGTCAGAAAACGAATCGACACAGGGAAAAGAAGATAAAACACATGTCACTGCAGCGTCAACTACTAGGACAATTGAATTGCATTCTGTTGATGGCTCTGAGGGATATCACTCCACAAAGTCAGAAGAATCAAAACTCTCTTTAATGACAGAGGCTGATTTGATTGGGGATCATGAATTTACAGAGGGGAAAGCCGATCAAAGAGATTTATCAGAAGCATTAATTGATAAAACAGAGGAActgcaaaatgttgaagtgGGTGAGGAGAATGCTTCCTTGAATTCGGTGAATAAATTTGCAAATGATAAAGCACAAACAAGAGAAGCTTCAGTAGAATTGAATCCTAGGATTGTGGAATTACATTCAGTCGAAGGTGCTAAGGAGTATCCTATAAGAAAGTCAGAAGATAAATCCACAGAGGGTCAAGAACAAAGAGATGTTTCAAGAGCATCACATCCTGGAACAGTGGAATTGGATACAGTTGAAAGCGCCAAGAGGTATGCTCCCACTAAGTCAGAAGATAAGTTTGCTGAGCGCAAACTAGATAGAATAAATGCCGCAACTTCCAGGACAGTAGAGTTGCACACAGTGGAACATACTGAGGATATCTCTTCAAAAGAATCAGAAGATGAAGTTACAGAGGGTAGAGCACATAGAAGAAATGGTTTGGGAGCATCAACTCCTATGGTAGTGGAATTGCAGACAGGTGAAGCCATGGAAGG GGAGGAAATCTCTGCACCATTACTTCTATTATCGACTGGTGCTGCATCATTACCGCATCCCTCAAAG GCATTGACAGGT GGGGAGGATGCttactttgtttctttcagaaactGGCTAGGTGTGGCTGATGGAGTTAGTCAATGGTCACTGGAAG GGATTAATCGGGGGCTCTATGCCCATGAACTCATGGAGAACTGTGAAAAGTTTTTATCTGATTGTAAAGGTATACCATTGAGGAGACCAGAAGACGTCCTTGTTAGAGGTGCTGCCCAAACAAATTCTCCTGGTTCATCTACAGCTTTAGTCGCTTACTTTGATGGTCAG GCCTTCCACGTGGCAAACATTGGGAACTCGGGGTTTATCATAATCAGAAATGGTGCCGTTTTTAAGAGATCATCTCCATTGATTCATGGCTTCAATTTTCCATTACAAATTGTAAGAGGAGTTGATCCCAAAGAACTAATAGAG AGATACAGTATAGATTTGGATGAGGGAGATGTCATTGTTACTGCAACGGATGGCCTTTTTGACAACTTGTATGAGCAAGAGATCACTTCAATTGTAATCAAGTCACTTCAAAGCAGAATGAAACTTAAG GATATTGCTAAGTTCTTGGCCACTAGCGCACAAGAGGTGGGGCAATCTACTACTAGAAGAAGCCCCTTCGCAGATGCAGTTGAGACATCTGGGTATGTTGGATATACCGGTGGAAAGCTGGATGATGTGACTGTAATTGTGTCGCATGTACAGAAGAAATGCAGCTGTTACTCACAGTAG